aagattttttttttcattaaattttttattattttttttttataattgtgtcTTTGTTGACCCAACCAAGGTTTCAATTTGCCAtatttttgtatatgttttaatgtgtatatattttttatatttaggtatctatatatttattacattttcgcCTTTAATGTTGGCCTTGTGTTGTACAGTTAAATGCAGGCCAGCTGTCTCAGCTGATTAGCAATGTGGCATCTGTAGACAATAATGGGGCATCTAAACAGCTACCCGACTGCATCCCGAGTGAAAATGGCCTTGTTTTAACTGACCTGGGCAGGCTGCAGGTGAGATTAGCGAGTAGTCATCTTTTTAACATTTGGCAAATTgtcatattgatatttataaataatttaatattttacagaTCATCAATGGTCTCCGCAGATTTGAAATTGAATATCAAGGAGATCCAGAGCTTCAACCTATCAGGAGctatgaaaatgcttttttggTTCGACTGCTGTTTCAGATCTCATCGTTTATTAATGAAAGGGTAAGAATTTTCCTTCTGTCTGCAATGTCATCCAAATGTTCATTATCGTCACTGGTTTATTAAATGATGTGATAATGCctatgttaaagggatagtctgccaaaaaaattaaacttttattatttactcacccattTACTTGCCAAATTTTTTAagcacaaaagatgatattttaaagaatgacaaAAAACTAACTATTGACTTCTAcaatggaaaaacaaatattatggaagtcaatggttacaagtaatgatgatgatgacaattttttgggtgaactatccctttaagtgattTAACCCTCATCCTGATCTTCATCTTTTTCTATACTAAATTCaaaaatgagcataaaatgtCCATGTAAACTCTGCTACTTATACATTTGgattttttaataaatcagttgtgaccgtattttttgtgttttagcTGGGAGAGCATATGGAGGTGCTGTGTTCTCGACAGGACTTTCTGGGCAGTGTAGGGCGACACTACTTGAGTAGTTCTTCAGCTGTGGTGGAGCAGCGGAGAAAGAGTCCTGTGACGCGGCAGATGAGGGATCGTCCTCAGCGAGCTCGCCTCAGTCTGCGGGCTCTGGCCAGCTATCGCACCCTTCTCACTCTCCTCCTGCTCTACATGCTGTTTGCACTACTTTCATTCGGCCTGTTCTCCAGCACTGGACTCATTCTCGTCATCAGCTTTCTATATGAGCTCCTGTCGAATTTCTTTCATGAAAAACTGAAGACGCATTAGATGAAAATGGATTCTTTTtaatggattttctttttctttttttttcttttttttggataaaaatggtctttttatttttattttaaatgaacttCTAGCACCCTGCTGGATTTTATGAACAGTATTTGCACTGCAAGTGTATTGGTGTGTTTAATGAAAACTTGAACgaggaatgttttttttgtttttcttttttttccttttttttcattaaattcattTACAATGTTGTTAATTTTGAAAATATGAAATGGAGAACAACACAAAGCTTGCACTTAAATAGCTCCATTTCATTAAATGACATAATGTCTCatttgagtacttttttttttttgcttttgaaacTCATCAGATCTGGAGGTATTTTAACACTAAAATTAAGTTTTGCATTGACGTTAGCGAATCTATTATTTCCCTGCTGTATTAGAGGAAGTAAAGGTGGCTGCTATGGTGACAGCACAATAGTAAAAGAGAGAGAACGTGTACAAGATTTGCAATCAAATCGGCTCTATTCACAAAAGCAATCTGCGAAAATTGAGTAAATCATGATTCATAACTGTGCAGAGAAGCGTCATCCGCTTGAGTGGACGCTCATGACGTAAGCATCAGTGCGGGAACTTGTTTGGCAGCGGAATGGATACGCGAGTCGCCTCTTTGCAGAGGAATATTGACTTCTTACAAAAGCAGCACAGTGATACTCTTGAGAAATTACACGGCGAGATAGATTACCTAAAACGGGAAAATAAAGGTAACTTTCCTTGTATATTCTACAGAGAAATGTATTATGTTCCTACCCACAATACTTTGTCGTGTTCATTTTAATGGTGGTAACATAAGTTAGTTGGAAAGTGACAAGAATGTTCtgcaaacatctttttttaataGTTACAGTTGATATGTCAGCATTCctaaatgattataaagatttcatCATTTACATCATTTTCGTATGTTTATGTTAAAAACTAAACTTGTAGAAATATGAAGATGTGAGGAGAATGACAACAGTCACTGGAGGCTGAAGCTGTaatggtcttttttttttagcgGAAGAAACCGTTGCAGGTTTGAAATGACATGGGAGTGGGTAAACGgtgacaaaatgtttattttggtataaataatgtgtttaatgGGGACCTGGCACCGACTTTTTGGGGTTTAACAGGGGATACAGTAATACAGGTTGCCCGGTAACGTCGAGTTGCTGAATGAGGAAAATGAAAGGCGTTTGTAACCGCTGTGGGAGGCAAAGTGTCAGTTTACGCAGACAAACCTCTGGTGTTTTGTTTCTGTTAGAAGGACTTTTTTATCAAATGTAAAGGTATTTTGATTACAACAACAACTGGATGTAAGAAATACACGATAAATTGCAATGAAGCAAAATGTGAGACTTTTAGCCCTGGTCCATTTTGTAAAACAAAACGTTATAAATACTTCAAAACACTAAAACGTGAAGtattgtcttttgtttgttttgtggttGCAGAGTTGCAGTATAAGCTGATAATGGAGCCTCCAAATTCAAGCCGTAAAGGTTGAGTGATTATTTTTCTCAAACCCATATGACATGTTTTGGTACACATTTTagattttacaatatataaatacGACAGCTGTCATCTATATATTATAGTTATATTATACTTGTATAGGTAAttataagggatagttcacccaaatatgaaaatttacCAAATAGATATGACAGGAGGCAGCCGTCATctataaactacctgacaaaagtcttgttgtcaatcccagttgtaaaagcaacaaataatagcttgattacttgatcgtttggaaaagtggcaaaaggtagattgtttttgattaatcatctgttgaactgcatcccaatcatcacagataCTGCAGATGATCTATttgaacccgcatggacccaatattctcacagaaatcagtcaagtttggtgaaggaaaaatcatattacattcagcatgggggcatgtgagagatctgctgagtggatggcaacatcaacagcctgaggtatcaaaacatttgtgctgcccgttacattacaaactatAGGAGAGGGTAAATtcctcagcaggatagtgctccttctcatacttcagcctccacatcaaagttcctgaaagcaaagaaggtcaaggtgctccagaattggccgcCCCGGTCACCAGATTCAAACATTATTgggcatgtctggggtaagatggaggcattgaagatgaatccaaagaaacttgatgaactctaggagtcctgcaagaacactttctttgccattccagatgactttttaataagttattggaatcactgcagagatgtaaggatcagtcatccaagctcatgggagtcatacatattattaattatttttccactgcaccatgactttatattctatactgtacattatttctattaaaagacaagacttttgtctaaacaaagtctggccttactgtcctaattaaacaacaaaaaatcaaggcatggtcatatttatttttggttaaatAAGCGCATTATCTAGTGGCGTTTaactttcatatgagccacttctaataccaaatgatcaactagaagtcaagtttatatttgtttttcctaaatcttggataggcgacaagacttttgtcagtagTGTATATTATACTTATATTATACTTCTATAGttaaaaagggatagttcacccaaaaataacattttacaaaatatatatatgacaggAAGCAGCTGTAAAATCCATAAACGGCATACGGAGAGCAACAAGTTCCAGAAAGACCGAAGGAATTATCTGGAACAAACTCTGGAGGACACCTGCTCATCACAAATTACAGAGATCAGGTGACTACAAAGATTGAATTCTCTTAGATTTATCCCTTTCAGTACATCTTTCAAGTAGTTTAATATAAAGATGTAAATAAAGTGATGCAGATTATTAACATCCCCTAATACATTCAACACTCATTTAAAATACAGAGAAAGCCGATCAAATAGTTCAGGGATGCCGAATAAGCGGTCAATAGAAGGTTCTACAGAAGCCAAAGCAGGGTTCATCACTTctctccagcctctaatgatcCAGTGTAGTCCATCTCAGGCTCCTCGAGCTCCCAGCCTACAGGAGTGTGAGATCATCATACGGCAGCTGTACAACGCTAACAGCCTACAGTCCCAGGAGGTGAGGTCATCAGCAGATCTTCCTGACTACATCTACATGCCTATTGGGATGGGTTGTTGGATTTTGATTGACTGATTATATATTTGTGTTAATTAGTTAAACCTGATAAAGCGATTATAAAATACATCCTAATTTGTCTTCTCTCAGATTTTACGAGTGAAGGCGGTTCTCAAAGAAATAGTTTTCAACAAGAAAATCACTGCAGAGAATTACATTTTGACCAAGGCTTACCTTGCTGATGGTAAAAGGTAATTTATTGCTACATTTATCTTCAGCATTACAGAAAGCTTTTGTAGATGTCCCGGTCCTttccaaaattaaattaaaattgaaaaaagattttatataCAAATTTCCCTCAATAGCTTTACCACATTTATTAAtggttttaaataacattattttacatGTGTAAGTAAATAGAATgttgtataattattttaatttctttattaatttaattagattataatGACTTTTTACATTAATTATGGAGAAATTTCCCTCATAAGAAGCACTTCAACCCTTTATCATCTGTTTTGCTAACACTTTGGGTTTTTTCATTGCCGTTATGTAACTACTAAGTTATTACCGGCCTagtattaagatattaactggtCTAGTACTTATAATGTATGATCTTAATCTTCATCCTTCATCA
The genomic region above belongs to Danio rerio strain Tuebingen ecotype United States chromosome 21, GRCz12tu, whole genome shotgun sequence and contains:
- the si:ch211-222n4.2 gene encoding coiled-coil domain-containing protein 74B, with translation MDTRVASLQRNIDFLQKQHSDTLEKLHGEIDYLKRENKELQYKLIMEPPNSSRKGSSCKIHKRHTESNKFQKDRRNYLEQTLEDTCSSQITEIRESRSNSSGMPNKRSIEGSTEAKAGFITSLQPLMIQCSPSQAPRAPSLQECEIIIRQLYNANSLQSQEILRVKAVLKEIVFNKKITAENYILTKAYLADGKRAEDSEPLPQLSLQTLPKGLPVSQASKAEKVILPALKQTLNNNIADRHRRTQAVQRRRQQRTIR